A window of Tautonia plasticadhaerens contains these coding sequences:
- the ettA gene encoding energy-dependent translational throttle protein EttA: MPPQYIFSIERLSKNHGKKEVLKDITLMFYPGAKIGVLGPNGAGKSTLLRIMAGEEKEFLGAAKPAPGATIGFVPQEPRLNPEKDVRGNVEEAVGPVRALLKRFDEINARLAEGPDADEMDALLAEQADVQDGIEAADGWELERRLEIAMDAMRLPPGDADVSTLSGGERRRVALCKILLQRPDILLLDEPTNHLDADSVAWLERHLQEYPGMIVAVTHDRYFLDNVAQWILELDRGRGIPFEGNYTGWLEQKQARLEKEEKADRFRKKTLERELEWIRMAPRARVAKNRARIQRYEQLAAEEADRRDEPVTIQIPPGPHLGDLVVEAENVSKAFGDNILFENMNFRLPPGGIVGVIGANGAGKTTMFRMIVGQEAPDSGILRVGDTVKLSYVDQNRDALDPDKTIFQEISGGLDQIELGKRKVPSRAYVSWFNFRGPDQEKKVGKLSGGERNRVHLAKLLTTGGNLLLLDEPSNDLDVDTLRALEDALLDFSGCAVVISHDRWFLDRIATHILAFEGESRVVWCDGNFDTYLTQRRERLGIEADQPHRIKYKNLVRG, translated from the coding sequence ATGCCCCCGCAGTACATCTTCTCCATCGAGCGGCTGTCGAAGAACCACGGCAAAAAGGAAGTCCTCAAGGACATCACCCTGATGTTCTACCCGGGGGCCAAGATCGGCGTCCTCGGTCCCAATGGCGCGGGGAAGAGCACGCTCCTGCGGATCATGGCCGGCGAGGAGAAGGAGTTCCTCGGCGCCGCGAAGCCCGCCCCGGGGGCGACGATCGGCTTCGTGCCCCAGGAGCCGCGGCTCAACCCCGAGAAGGACGTGAGGGGGAACGTCGAGGAGGCGGTCGGCCCGGTCCGGGCCCTGCTGAAGCGGTTCGACGAGATCAACGCCCGGCTCGCCGAGGGGCCCGACGCCGACGAGATGGACGCGCTGCTCGCCGAGCAGGCCGACGTGCAGGACGGCATCGAGGCCGCCGACGGCTGGGAGCTGGAGCGTCGGCTCGAGATCGCCATGGACGCCATGAGGCTCCCCCCCGGCGACGCCGACGTCTCCACGCTCTCCGGCGGCGAACGGCGACGGGTGGCGCTCTGCAAGATCCTGCTCCAGCGCCCCGACATCCTGCTGCTGGACGAGCCGACCAACCACCTCGACGCCGACAGCGTGGCCTGGCTGGAGCGGCACCTCCAGGAATACCCGGGCATGATCGTGGCCGTCACCCACGATCGTTACTTCCTGGACAACGTCGCCCAATGGATCCTCGAGCTCGACCGGGGCCGGGGCATCCCCTTCGAGGGGAACTACACCGGCTGGCTGGAGCAGAAGCAGGCCCGGCTGGAGAAGGAGGAGAAGGCCGACCGCTTCCGCAAGAAGACCCTCGAACGGGAACTGGAGTGGATCCGGATGGCACCCCGGGCCCGGGTGGCCAAGAACCGGGCCCGCATCCAGCGCTACGAGCAGCTCGCCGCCGAGGAGGCCGACCGCCGGGACGAGCCGGTGACCATCCAGATCCCCCCCGGCCCCCACCTGGGGGACCTCGTCGTCGAGGCCGAGAACGTCTCCAAGGCGTTCGGCGACAACATCCTCTTCGAGAACATGAACTTCCGGCTGCCCCCCGGCGGCATCGTCGGCGTGATCGGGGCCAACGGCGCCGGCAAGACGACCATGTTCCGGATGATCGTCGGCCAGGAGGCACCCGACTCGGGCATCCTCCGGGTCGGCGACACGGTGAAGCTCTCCTACGTCGACCAGAATCGGGACGCGCTGGACCCCGACAAGACGATCTTCCAGGAGATCAGCGGCGGGCTCGACCAGATCGAGCTGGGCAAGCGGAAGGTCCCCTCCCGGGCCTACGTCTCCTGGTTCAACTTCCGGGGGCCGGACCAGGAGAAGAAGGTCGGCAAGCTCTCCGGGGGCGAGCGGAACCGGGTCCACCTGGCCAAGCTGCTCACGACCGGCGGCAACCTGCTGCTGCTGGACGAGCCGTCGAACGACCTGGACGTGGACACGCTCCGCGCCCTGGAGGACGCCCTGCTGGACTTCTCCGGCTGCGCGGTCGTCATCAGCCACGACCGCTGGTTCCTCGACCGGATCGCCACCCACATCCTCGCCTTCGAGGGGGAGAGCCGGGTGGTCTGGTGCGACGGCAACTTCGACACGTACCTGACCCAGCGTCGGGAGCGGCTCGGCATCGAGGCCGACCAGCCCCACCGGATCAAGTACAAGAACCTGGTCCGGGGTTGA
- a CDS encoding ABC transporter permease: MTPPEADAPSRAAVEADWPAGGVPSPGPSRPGGGPLAPPGRGFGPMLRKYAMIYRVSLADRMTYRADFLITTIFRFLPTLTTILLWSAIYDGAGQETLAGFSYEQAICYLLIVNISRMFSSMPGLAGGIAGEVRDGTLKKYLIQPLDLIGYLLSYRMAHKSAYIIGTALPYAMLFGICYKFFIGNVPTDPMVWAAYVASLVMAFLIGFFFEASVGMVGFWFLEITSILWVVMTLNFFISGQMLPLDFLPPFWAGLLKLLPFQYMAYFPAVVFLEKVQGAELAWGLALEVFWVVFFVVLCRWLYTRGLKQYGAYGG, encoded by the coding sequence ATGACGCCGCCTGAGGCCGACGCCCCCTCCCGGGCCGCCGTCGAGGCCGACTGGCCCGCCGGCGGCGTCCCCTCCCCCGGGCCGTCGCGTCCCGGGGGCGGCCCGCTCGCGCCGCCGGGCCGAGGGTTCGGGCCGATGCTGAGGAAGTACGCGATGATCTATCGCGTCTCGCTCGCCGACCGGATGACCTACCGGGCCGATTTCCTGATCACCACGATCTTCCGGTTTTTGCCGACCTTGACGACGATCCTCCTCTGGAGCGCGATCTACGACGGCGCCGGGCAGGAGACGCTGGCGGGCTTCTCGTACGAGCAGGCGATCTGCTACCTGCTGATCGTGAACATCAGCCGGATGTTCAGCAGCATGCCGGGCCTGGCGGGGGGGATCGCCGGCGAGGTGAGGGACGGGACGCTCAAGAAGTACCTGATCCAGCCGCTGGACCTGATCGGGTATTTGCTCTCGTACCGGATGGCGCACAAGAGCGCGTACATCATCGGCACGGCCCTGCCGTACGCGATGCTGTTCGGCATCTGCTACAAGTTCTTCATCGGCAACGTGCCGACGGACCCGATGGTGTGGGCGGCGTACGTCGCCTCGCTGGTGATGGCGTTCCTGATCGGGTTCTTCTTCGAGGCGAGCGTGGGGATGGTGGGGTTCTGGTTCCTGGAGATCACGTCGATCCTCTGGGTGGTGATGACCCTGAACTTCTTCATCTCCGGCCAGATGCTGCCCCTGGACTTCCTCCCCCCGTTCTGGGCGGGCCTCCTGAAGCTCCTGCCGTTCCAGTACATGGCCTATTTCCCGGCGGTCGTCTTCCTGGAGAAGGTCCAGGGGGCCGAGCTGGCGTGGGGCCTGGCGCTGGAAGTGTTCTGGGTGGTGTTCTTCGTGGTGCTTTGCCGGTGGTTGTACACGAGGGGCCTGAAGCAGTACGGGGCCTACGGTGGGTAG
- a CDS encoding N-acyl-D-amino-acid deacylase family protein, giving the protein MSRRSLRPFLILLAVGMPLPAGALDVGPYDVVIRNGLVVDGTGNAWFLGDVAIRGDRIAEITPAGMLDEADAEETIDASGKVVCPGFIDIQSHSREQLLSGDGRVVGKVTQGVTTEIMGEGTSNAPSSDPEEFDVPGGFDRWLRAMDSHGVSVNLGSFVGSGTVRSYVKGMAQGPPTPEELEQMRGLVRDAMEGGAFGLASALIYPPDSFVATEDLIELSKAMAPYGGLYITHLRSEADRLLEAIDEAIRIGREGGVPVEIYHLKAAGERNWPKAIQAIRKIDSARAEGLDVGADMYPYTAGSTGLTAALPPWASADGKLYENLADPETRSEIRAEVLDPTTDWENLAGLSGPENVIVLGLTKPETKQYVGKRLSEIAGGRGTDWVDAAIDLLLAERQRIGTIYVMMSEENVALQMKQPWMKFGTDAGGHDPEKAGGLVHPRSYGTYPRILGKYVREEGVIPLEEAIRKMTSAVADRLSIRDRGLLREGMYADVVVFDPETIADRATYEDPHRLSVGIEHVFVNGEAVVREGAHTGAKPGRVVRGPGYRGE; this is encoded by the coding sequence ATGTCCCGACGGTCATTACGTCCATTCCTGATCCTTCTCGCGGTGGGTATGCCCTTGCCGGCGGGGGCGCTGGATGTCGGCCCCTATGATGTGGTGATCCGAAACGGCCTGGTCGTGGATGGCACCGGGAACGCCTGGTTCCTCGGCGATGTGGCGATCCGAGGTGATCGGATCGCCGAGATCACCCCCGCGGGGATGCTCGACGAAGCGGACGCGGAGGAGACGATCGACGCCTCGGGGAAGGTCGTCTGCCCGGGGTTCATCGACATTCAAAGTCATTCGAGAGAGCAATTGCTCTCGGGTGACGGTCGCGTGGTCGGCAAGGTCACGCAGGGCGTGACCACGGAGATCATGGGGGAGGGGACTTCGAACGCCCCTTCGAGTGATCCGGAGGAGTTCGACGTCCCCGGCGGGTTCGACCGCTGGCTCAGGGCGATGGATTCTCACGGCGTGTCGGTGAACTTGGGGTCGTTCGTCGGCTCGGGGACAGTGCGGAGCTACGTCAAGGGGATGGCCCAGGGCCCTCCGACCCCCGAGGAGCTGGAGCAAATGCGCGGGCTCGTCCGGGACGCGATGGAGGGCGGGGCGTTCGGTTTGGCGTCGGCGTTGATCTACCCCCCGGACTCCTTCGTCGCCACGGAGGACCTGATCGAGCTGTCGAAGGCGATGGCGCCCTATGGGGGCCTCTACATCACGCACCTGCGGTCGGAGGCGGATCGGCTGCTGGAGGCGATCGACGAGGCGATCCGGATCGGCCGGGAGGGGGGCGTGCCGGTGGAGATCTACCACCTGAAGGCCGCCGGGGAGCGGAACTGGCCGAAGGCGATCCAGGCCATCCGGAAGATCGACTCCGCGAGGGCCGAGGGGCTGGACGTCGGCGCCGACATGTATCCCTACACCGCCGGCAGCACGGGGCTGACCGCGGCCCTGCCCCCCTGGGCGTCGGCCGACGGGAAGCTCTACGAGAACCTGGCCGACCCCGAGACGCGGTCGGAGATCAGGGCGGAAGTGCTGGACCCGACCACCGACTGGGAGAACCTCGCCGGGCTGTCCGGGCCGGAGAACGTGATCGTGCTCGGCTTGACGAAGCCGGAGACGAAGCAGTACGTCGGCAAAAGACTGTCCGAGATCGCCGGGGGCCGGGGCACGGACTGGGTCGACGCGGCGATCGACCTGCTGCTCGCCGAGCGGCAGCGGATCGGCACGATCTACGTCATGATGAGCGAGGAGAACGTCGCGCTGCAGATGAAGCAGCCCTGGATGAAGTTCGGCACGGACGCCGGGGGCCACGACCCGGAGAAGGCGGGCGGGCTGGTGCACCCGAGGTCGTACGGCACCTACCCCCGGATCCTGGGCAAGTACGTCCGGGAGGAGGGGGTCATCCCGCTGGAGGAGGCGATCCGCAAGATGACCTCGGCGGTGGCCGATCGGCTGTCGATCCGGGATCGGGGGCTGCTCCGGGAGGGGATGTATGCCGACGTGGTCGTCTTCGACCCGGAGACGATCGCCGACCGGGCGACGTACGAGGACCCGCATCGCCTGTCGGTCGGCATCGAACACGTCTTCGTGAACGGCGAGGCGGTGGTGAGGGAGGGCGCCCACACCGGGGCGAAGCCGGGGAGGGTCGTCCGGGGTCCGGGTTATCGGGGGGAGTGA
- the hisG gene encoding ATP phosphoribosyltransferase has translation MTPPNIDPIRIALPSKGHLYEGAVELLKAAGYKVRRASDRQYEATIGGHPRFHVVFMRPTDIVVQVQEGRCALGVTGMDVFAEHQAEATDAVVVEPDLGYGGCRLVVAVPESWIDVTHVLDLVDLTTEFKAAGKAFRVSTKYGALTQAHFRRWGIYHYQIIHSEGALELHPTLGIADIIVDLTSSGTTLKDNRLREIEGGKVLESAASLIGHAPSLKALIAEGDSGPLALLLDGLDGVRASDGRLLLEVAGGPEEGYQAAAVAAFLAQRGAQHVVRGEVWDERGRSCWRVTALVAAGRLTSYHRELIRLGARRVVGLPTRFLFDSEGPTSTFDRLAEQLEAHSPR, from the coding sequence ATGACTCCACCAAACATCGACCCCATCCGGATCGCCCTGCCCTCGAAGGGCCACCTGTACGAGGGGGCCGTCGAGCTGCTCAAGGCCGCCGGCTACAAGGTCCGACGCGCCAGCGACCGCCAGTACGAGGCGACGATCGGCGGCCACCCGCGCTTCCACGTCGTCTTCATGAGGCCGACGGACATCGTCGTCCAGGTGCAGGAGGGGCGGTGCGCTCTGGGCGTGACCGGCATGGACGTCTTCGCCGAGCACCAGGCCGAGGCGACCGACGCCGTCGTCGTCGAGCCCGACCTCGGCTACGGCGGCTGCCGGCTCGTGGTGGCCGTGCCCGAGAGCTGGATCGACGTGACCCACGTCCTCGACCTGGTCGACCTGACGACCGAGTTCAAGGCCGCCGGGAAGGCGTTCCGCGTCTCGACCAAGTACGGCGCGCTGACCCAGGCCCACTTCCGCCGCTGGGGCATCTACCACTACCAGATCATCCACTCCGAGGGGGCCCTGGAGCTGCACCCCACCCTCGGCATCGCCGACATCATCGTCGACCTCACCAGCTCCGGCACGACCCTGAAGGACAACCGCCTCCGGGAGATCGAGGGGGGCAAGGTCCTCGAATCGGCCGCCAGCCTCATCGGCCACGCCCCGAGCCTGAAGGCACTGATCGCTGAAGGAGACTCCGGCCCCCTCGCCCTCCTGCTCGACGGCCTCGACGGCGTCCGGGCCTCCGACGGCCGGTTGTTGCTCGAGGTCGCCGGGGGCCCGGAGGAGGGGTACCAGGCCGCGGCCGTCGCCGCGTTCCTGGCCCAGCGGGGCGCCCAGCACGTCGTCCGGGGAGAGGTCTGGGACGAGCGAGGCCGGTCCTGCTGGCGGGTCACGGCCCTCGTCGCCGCCGGCCGGCTCACGTCGTACCACCGGGAGCTGATCCGTCTCGGCGCCCGCCGCGTCGTCGGCCTGCCGACCCGCTTCCTCTTCGACTCCGAGGGGCCGACGTCCACCTTCGACCGCCTCGCCGAGCAGCTCGAAGCTCACTCCCCCCGATAA
- a CDS encoding AbrB/MazE/SpoVT family DNA-binding domain-containing protein: MLSTIQKLGEGLGVPIPESIAREAGLEEGTSVEVSIRDGALVVRPTRRYRLEDLLDQITAENRHDAFDTGPPTGEEVW, encoded by the coding sequence ATGCTATCCACGATCCAGAAGCTTGGAGAGGGGCTCGGCGTGCCCATCCCCGAGTCCATCGCCCGGGAGGCCGGCCTCGAGGAGGGGACATCGGTCGAGGTCTCGATCCGAGACGGTGCCCTCGTGGTCCGACCGACCCGGCGGTATCGGCTCGAAGACCTCCTCGATCAAATCACCGCCGAGAACCGCCACGACGCCTTCGACACCGGACCCCCGACCGGGGAGGAAGTTTGGTGA
- the hisS gene encoding histidine--tRNA ligase, translating to MIDPRVASGLRDIPPSAMIPRERMLEALRSTFSSFGFVPIETPHIERLEVLTGKGAGSDEVLRQIFEVTNKGGTPGELALRFDLTVPLARFVAKHVDQLGTPFKRYAIGSVFRGERPAKGRFREFTQCDFDTVGTESPVSDAETAQLIHDALAAIDVPAFSIHLNNRKILDGLLDSFGVIDRKAAVLRALDKLGKVGRDGVLKELTSHPRAVEPGGVPEGPTMPEADAARLLDLVEQGKGPGDAVLSMAESRLGPHETAREGIANLRTVLDLLDAAGVPQDRLKLDLGLARGLDYYTGIVFETTVDGWERFGSISSGGRYDDLASLYIKRRLPGVGASIGLDRLLALMEEAGRLPSSATTAPVLVAYFPGVSPTTPVRIAARLRASGIGAEVYPEPISVGKQMGYGSTRGHAVAVIVGPDEEQAEVFNLRVLATRQEDKGLALSTLEDSVQSALGLLGSRPSAD from the coding sequence ATGATCGACCCCCGCGTGGCCAGCGGGCTGAGGGACATCCCCCCGTCGGCCATGATCCCCCGGGAGCGGATGCTCGAGGCCCTGCGCTCGACGTTCTCCTCGTTCGGCTTCGTGCCGATCGAGACCCCCCACATCGAGCGCCTCGAGGTCCTCACCGGCAAGGGGGCCGGCTCCGACGAGGTCCTTCGCCAGATCTTCGAGGTGACCAATAAGGGGGGCACCCCCGGCGAGCTGGCCCTCCGGTTCGACCTGACCGTCCCGCTGGCCCGGTTCGTGGCGAAGCACGTCGACCAGCTCGGGACGCCCTTCAAGCGCTACGCCATCGGCTCGGTCTTCCGCGGCGAGCGGCCCGCCAAGGGCCGCTTCCGCGAATTCACCCAATGCGACTTCGACACCGTCGGCACCGAGAGCCCCGTCTCCGACGCCGAGACCGCCCAGCTCATCCACGACGCCCTGGCGGCGATCGACGTCCCCGCGTTCTCGATCCACCTGAATAACCGCAAGATCCTCGACGGCCTGCTCGACTCCTTCGGCGTGATCGACCGCAAGGCCGCCGTCCTCCGCGCCCTGGACAAGCTCGGCAAGGTCGGCCGTGACGGCGTCCTCAAGGAACTGACCTCCCACCCCAGGGCGGTTGAACCGGGAGGCGTCCCCGAGGGGCCGACCATGCCCGAGGCCGACGCGGCCCGGCTCCTCGACCTCGTCGAGCAGGGCAAGGGTCCCGGCGACGCCGTCCTCTCGATGGCCGAGTCCCGCCTCGGCCCCCACGAGACGGCCCGGGAGGGGATCGCCAACCTCCGGACCGTGCTCGACCTGCTCGACGCCGCCGGCGTCCCCCAGGACCGCCTGAAGCTCGACCTCGGCCTCGCCCGGGGGCTGGACTACTACACCGGCATCGTCTTCGAGACGACCGTCGACGGCTGGGAACGCTTCGGCTCCATCAGCTCCGGGGGCCGCTACGACGACCTGGCGAGCCTTTATATCAAGCGTCGCCTCCCCGGGGTCGGCGCCTCGATCGGCCTCGACCGCCTGCTCGCCCTGATGGAGGAGGCCGGCCGGCTCCCCTCCTCGGCCACCACCGCCCCGGTGCTGGTCGCCTACTTCCCCGGCGTCTCCCCCACCACCCCCGTCAGGATCGCCGCCCGCCTGCGGGCCTCCGGCATCGGCGCCGAGGTCTATCCCGAGCCGATCTCCGTGGGCAAGCAGATGGGCTACGGCTCGACCCGGGGGCACGCCGTCGCCGTGATTGTCGGCCCCGACGAGGAGCAGGCCGAGGTCTTCAACCTCCGCGTCCTCGCCACCCGCCAGGAGGATAAGGGCCTCGCCCTCTCGACCCTGGAAGACTCGGTCCAGAGCGCCCTCGGGCTGCTGGGCTCCCGGCCGTCGGCCGACTGA
- the mazF gene encoding endoribonuclease MazF, whose product MSPGDPSLVPDRGDVVWVDFSPQSGREQAGRRPALTLSPASYNVRVGLGLFCPITSRVKGYPFEVPLPPGLAISGVILVDQLKSIDWRTRRAEFACRIPPETLDEVALKLSTLLPSPD is encoded by the coding sequence GTGAGCCCAGGCGATCCGTCTCTCGTCCCCGATCGGGGGGACGTCGTTTGGGTCGACTTCTCCCCACAATCAGGCCGGGAACAGGCCGGTCGACGCCCCGCCCTGACGCTCTCGCCTGCATCGTACAACGTACGGGTCGGTCTCGGGCTGTTCTGCCCGATCACCTCTCGGGTGAAGGGCTATCCCTTCGAGGTCCCCTTGCCGCCGGGGCTCGCCATCTCCGGGGTCATCCTCGTCGATCAGCTGAAGAGCATCGACTGGAGGACCCGACGGGCCGAATTCGCCTGCCGCATCCCCCCGGAAACGCTCGATGAGGTCGCGTTGAAGCTCTCGACCTTGTTGCCTTCACCTGACTGA
- a CDS encoding ATP phosphoribosyltransferase regulatory subunit, with protein MTDPPPGTPTQREAPIPQVRGTRDWLPDDYAAIASLERSLMDRFAASGFRPVKTPILEGTELHERKSGAAIVSKLFEVADGPARLCLRPELTASIVRAFIDTPEAPELPWRVCSSGPVFRYEREPGPTRYREFTQAGVELLGAPGPEADAEVIALALDSAAAAGIPDASIRVGHTGLIVELLERSGLPSAAVSSLVEHLSDAASEGRNVRALETALDRLAGWLHGDAEQQAEAVLPAIDRADDPGVDRLFRHLVPRVTGRRTGHEIINRLRRKWALGHSLGDALGRVRARVHELADLRGPAVEVLQGLEQGFAALAPGTIRGFLEMLRQLEARGIPPERVELDLGFGHGIGFYSQMIFELSVSTPSGPLGICHGGRYDGLATVLGSDRDPHGVGFAFGVERLYHAIEGLREG; from the coding sequence ATGACCGATCCCCCCCCCGGCACCCCGACGCAACGCGAGGCCCCCATCCCCCAGGTCCGGGGCACCCGGGACTGGCTGCCCGACGACTACGCCGCCATCGCCTCGCTGGAGCGGTCCCTCATGGATCGCTTCGCCGCCTCAGGCTTCCGGCCCGTCAAGACGCCGATCCTCGAAGGGACCGAGCTGCACGAGCGCAAGAGCGGCGCCGCGATCGTCTCCAAGCTGTTCGAGGTCGCCGACGGCCCGGCCCGCCTCTGCCTCCGCCCCGAGCTGACCGCCAGCATCGTCCGGGCGTTCATCGACACCCCGGAGGCCCCCGAGCTGCCCTGGCGCGTGTGCTCCTCCGGCCCCGTCTTCCGCTATGAGCGCGAACCCGGGCCGACCCGGTACCGCGAGTTCACCCAGGCGGGCGTCGAGCTGCTCGGCGCACCCGGCCCCGAAGCCGACGCGGAGGTGATCGCCCTCGCCCTCGACTCCGCCGCCGCCGCGGGCATCCCCGACGCCTCGATCCGGGTCGGGCACACCGGCCTGATCGTCGAGCTGCTGGAGCGCTCCGGCCTCCCCTCGGCCGCCGTGTCGAGCCTGGTCGAGCACCTCAGCGACGCCGCCTCCGAGGGCCGCAACGTCCGGGCCCTGGAGACCGCCCTCGACCGGCTGGCCGGCTGGCTGCACGGCGACGCCGAGCAGCAGGCCGAGGCGGTCCTCCCGGCCATCGACCGGGCCGACGACCCCGGCGTCGACCGCCTCTTCCGCCACCTCGTCCCCCGGGTCACCGGCCGCCGGACCGGCCATGAGATCATCAACCGCCTGCGCAGGAAATGGGCCCTGGGCCACTCCCTGGGGGACGCCCTCGGCCGGGTCCGCGCCCGGGTCCACGAGCTGGCCGACCTCCGGGGGCCCGCCGTCGAGGTGCTCCAGGGGCTCGAACAGGGCTTCGCCGCCCTGGCCCCCGGCACGATCCGGGGGTTCCTGGAGATGCTCCGCCAGCTCGAGGCGCGGGGCATCCCCCCGGAGCGCGTCGAGTTGGACCTCGGCTTCGGCCACGGCATCGGCTTCTACTCGCAAATGATCTTCGAGCTGTCCGTCTCCACCCCCTCCGGCCCCCTCGGCATCTGCCACGGCGGACGATACGACGGCCTCGCCACCGTCCTCGGCTCCGACCGAGACCCCCACGGCGTCGGGTTCGCCTTCGGCGTCGAGCGGCTGTATCATGCCATCGAGGGGCTCCGCGAGGGCTGA
- a CDS encoding oxygenase MpaB family protein, whose product MPRSAVLDEIRRLDPVADCQRIVHLSTTHDFSFDTTRSLEFALFRTYCVPSISGLLDRTGEFRARPQKRYDDTDIIVSTLLEHGYEGDRGRDAIRTMNGMHRRFDIDNRDFLYVLSTFVFEPIRWNARFGWRPMIEVERLALFHFWGEVGRRMGIRDIPGAYDAFDRLNLDFEREHFRFASSNATIGRATLDLFLGWYPRPLRPLVRPAMYALMDEPILEAFGFPRPSRATRSMVQAGLAMRARLLRLMPPRRRPYLRTEHHRPRSYPRGYRMADLGPPPGPDGVEAGSAGPPGPSGRGPA is encoded by the coding sequence ATGCCCCGGTCTGCCGTGCTTGACGAGATCCGGCGACTCGACCCGGTGGCGGACTGCCAGCGGATCGTCCACCTGAGCACCACGCACGACTTCTCGTTCGACACGACCAGGTCGCTGGAATTCGCCCTGTTCCGGACGTATTGCGTGCCGAGCATCTCCGGCCTGCTGGACCGGACCGGAGAGTTCCGGGCCCGGCCCCAGAAGCGGTACGACGACACGGACATCATCGTCAGCACCCTGCTGGAACACGGCTACGAGGGCGACCGCGGCCGGGACGCGATCCGGACGATGAACGGCATGCACCGCCGCTTCGACATCGACAACCGCGACTTTCTCTACGTCCTCTCCACCTTCGTCTTCGAGCCGATCCGCTGGAACGCCCGGTTCGGCTGGCGGCCGATGATCGAGGTCGAGCGGCTGGCCCTCTTCCACTTCTGGGGGGAGGTGGGGAGGCGGATGGGGATCCGGGACATCCCCGGGGCGTATGACGCCTTTGATCGCCTCAACCTCGACTTCGAGCGGGAGCATTTCCGATTCGCCTCGTCGAATGCGACGATCGGCCGGGCCACGCTCGACCTCTTCCTGGGCTGGTACCCGAGGCCGCTCCGGCCCCTCGTCCGTCCGGCGATGTACGCGTTGATGGACGAGCCGATCCTGGAGGCCTTCGGCTTCCCGAGGCCGTCTCGGGCGACTCGGTCGATGGTCCAGGCGGGGCTCGCGATGCGGGCGAGGCTGCTCCGGCTCATGCCGCCGAGGCGACGGCCGTACCTCCGGACCGAGCACCACCGGCCGAGGAGCTATCCCCGGGGGTATCGGATGGCCGACCTCGGGCCGCCCCCGGGTCCTGACGGTGTGGAAGCCGGATCCGCGGGCCCGCCCGGACCTTCGGGGCGAGGCCCCGCCTGA